The proteins below come from a single Bubalus kerabau isolate K-KA32 ecotype Philippines breed swamp buffalo chromosome 19, PCC_UOA_SB_1v2, whole genome shotgun sequence genomic window:
- the GOLGA5 gene encoding golgin subfamily A member 5 isoform X1, translated as MSWFADLAGRAEDLLNRVDQGAATALSRKENTSNIIYSKNTDYSELHQQNTDLTYQTGSKSTYISSAADNIRNQKATILAGTANVKVGSRTLGDTSPPVENASAPRPSSQFVRRKKSEPDDELLFDFLNSSQKEPTGKVEIKKERAKTPVLQSSRTSSVSSVNTSVTTVKAVEENPAGSQSHAASQDSDSGHEAHEDSSKENVLSSAACTDPNPVPNDDGRSHELSNLRLENQLLRNEVQNLNQEMASLLQRSKETQEELNKARARVEKWNVDHSKTDRITRELRAQVDDLTEAVAAKDSQLAVLKVRLQEADQLLNTRTEALEALQSEKSRIIQDHSEGSSLQNQALQTLQERLHEADATLKREQESYKQMQSEFAARLNKMEVERQNLAEAVTLAERKHSDEKKRVDELQQQVKVLKSSLDSSKQELADYKQKATRILQSKEKLINSLKEGSGFEGLDSSTANSVELEELRHEKETQREEIQKLMGQIHQLRSELQDIEAQQVSEAESAREQLQDLQDQIAGQRAAKQELEAELDRQKQEFHYIEEDLYRTKNTLQSRIKDREDEIQKLRNQLTNKTLSNSSQSELENRLHQLTETLIQKQTMLESLSTEKNSLVFQLERLEQQINSAAGSSSNGSSINMAGVDSGEGTRLRNVPVLFNDTETNLAGMYGKVRKAASSIDQFSIRLGIFLRRYPIARVFVIIYMALLHLWVMIVLLTYTPEMHHDQPRGK; from the exons ATCAAGGGGCTGCAACAGCTCTCAGTAGAAAAGAGAACACCAGCAACATCATTTATAGCAAAAATACTGACTATTCTGAACTTCACCAGCAAAATACGGACTTGACTTACCAGACGGGATCTAAAAGCACTTACATTTCCTCAGCAGCTGATAACATTAGAAATCAAAAAGCCACCATCTTAGCTGGGACTGCAAATGTAAAAGTAGGATCTAGGACTTTGGGGGACACCTCCCCTCCTGTTGAAAATGCATCTGCTCCTAGGCCTTCATCCCAATTTGTTCGAAGAAAAAAGTCAGAACCTGATGATGAGCTGCTGTTTGATTTTCTTAATAGTTCCCAGAAGGAGCCTACCGGGAAAgtggaaatcaaaaaagaaagggCCAAAACCCCTGTCTTGCAGAGTTCTCGGACATCCAGCGTCAGTTCTGTGAACACCAGTGTAACCACCGTCAAAGCCGTTGAAGAAAATCCTGCTGGGAGCCAAAGCCACG CAGCCTCTCAGGATTCAGATTCTGGCCATGAAGCCCACGAAGACTCTTCAAAGGAAAATGTATTATCAAGTGCTGCCTGTACTGACCCCAACCCAGTGCCTAACGATGATGGCAGATCACATGAACTGTCTAACCTTCGCCTGGAGAACCAACTGTTGAGAAATGAAGTTCAGAATTTAAATCAAGAAATGGCCTCATTACTTCAAAGGTCCAAGGAAACTCAAGAAG aattaaacAAAGCAAGAGCAAGAGTTGAGAAGTGGAATGTTGACCATTCAAAGACTGATCGAATAACTCGAGAACTTCGAGCCCAAGTCGATGACCTGACTGAAGCGGTGGCTGCAAAGGATTCCCAGCTGGCTGTATTGAAAGTGAGACTCCAGGAAGCTGACCAGCTGCTGAATACTCGCACAGAAGCACTGGAAGCCTTACAGAGTGAAAAATCACG aaTAATACAGGATCACAGTGAGGGTAGTAGCCTGCAGAATCAAGCTTTGCAAACTCTTCAGGAGAGACTGCATGAAGCAGATGCCACTCTGAAGAGAGAACAGGAGAGCTACAAACAGATGCAG AGTGAGTTTGCTGCACGGCTTAATAAAATGGAAGTGGAACGTCAGAATTTGGCAGAAGCAGTTACGCTGGCAGAAAGAAAACACTCAGATGAGAAGAAGAGAGTGGATGAACTGCAGCAGCAAGTCAAAGTGCTGAAGTCCAGCTTGGACTCCTCTAAGCAAGAATTAGCTGACTACAAGCAAAAAGCTACTCGAATACTCCAG TCTAAAGAAAAACTGATTAACAGCTTAAAGGAAGGATCTGGTTTTGAAGGCCTAGATAGCAGTACTGCTAACAGCGTGGAACTAGAGGAACTTCGGCACGAGAAGGAGACGCAGAGGGAGGAAATACAGAAACTGATGGGCCAGATACACCAGCTGAGATCCGAGTTACAG GATATTGAGGCTCAGCAGGTGAGTGAAGCAGAATCAGCAAGAGAACAATTACAGGATCTGCAAGACCAAATAGCCGGGCAGAGAGCAGCTAAACAAGAACTAGAGGCGGAATTGGACCGACAGAAGCAG GAATTCCACTACATAGAAGAAGATCTGTATCGAACAAAGAACACGTTGCAAAGCAGGATTAAAGATCGAGAAGATGAAATTCAAAAACTCAGGAATCAG CTTACCAATAAAACCCTAAGTAACAGCAGTCAGTCCGAGTTAGAAAACCGACTCCATCAGCTGACTGAGACTCTCATCCAGAAGCAGACCATGCTGGAGAGTCTCAGCACAGAGAAGAACTCTCTGGTCTTCCAGCTGGAGCGCCTCGAGCAGCAGATAAACTCTGCTGCCGGAAGCAGTAGTAACGGGTCTTCTATTAACATGGCTGGAGTTGACAGCGGAGAag GCACACGTCTGCGAAACGTTCCTGTTCTGTTTAATGACACAGAAACTAATCTGGCAGGAATGTATGGGAAAGTCCGCAAAGCTGCTAGTTCAATTGACCAATTTAG CATCCGTCTGGGAATTTTTCTCCGAAGATACCCCATCGCACGAGTTTTTGTGATTATATATATG gctTTGCTTCACCTCTGGGTCATGATTGTTCTGTTGACTTACACGCCAGAAATGCACCATGACCAACCGCGTGGCAAATGA
- the GOLGA5 gene encoding golgin subfamily A member 5 isoform X2 has translation MSWFADLAGRAEDLLNRVDQGAATALSRKENTSNIIYSKNTDYSELHQQNTDLTYQTGSKSTYISSAADNIRNQKATILAGTANVKVGSRTLGDTSPPVENASAPRPSSQFVRRKKSEPDDELLFDFLNSSQKEPTGKVEIKKERAKTPVLQSSRTSSVSSVNTSVTTVKAVEENPAGSQSHASQDSDSGHEAHEDSSKENVLSSAACTDPNPVPNDDGRSHELSNLRLENQLLRNEVQNLNQEMASLLQRSKETQEELNKARARVEKWNVDHSKTDRITRELRAQVDDLTEAVAAKDSQLAVLKVRLQEADQLLNTRTEALEALQSEKSRIIQDHSEGSSLQNQALQTLQERLHEADATLKREQESYKQMQSEFAARLNKMEVERQNLAEAVTLAERKHSDEKKRVDELQQQVKVLKSSLDSSKQELADYKQKATRILQSKEKLINSLKEGSGFEGLDSSTANSVELEELRHEKETQREEIQKLMGQIHQLRSELQDIEAQQVSEAESAREQLQDLQDQIAGQRAAKQELEAELDRQKQEFHYIEEDLYRTKNTLQSRIKDREDEIQKLRNQLTNKTLSNSSQSELENRLHQLTETLIQKQTMLESLSTEKNSLVFQLERLEQQINSAAGSSSNGSSINMAGVDSGEGTRLRNVPVLFNDTETNLAGMYGKVRKAASSIDQFSIRLGIFLRRYPIARVFVIIYMALLHLWVMIVLLTYTPEMHHDQPRGK, from the exons ATCAAGGGGCTGCAACAGCTCTCAGTAGAAAAGAGAACACCAGCAACATCATTTATAGCAAAAATACTGACTATTCTGAACTTCACCAGCAAAATACGGACTTGACTTACCAGACGGGATCTAAAAGCACTTACATTTCCTCAGCAGCTGATAACATTAGAAATCAAAAAGCCACCATCTTAGCTGGGACTGCAAATGTAAAAGTAGGATCTAGGACTTTGGGGGACACCTCCCCTCCTGTTGAAAATGCATCTGCTCCTAGGCCTTCATCCCAATTTGTTCGAAGAAAAAAGTCAGAACCTGATGATGAGCTGCTGTTTGATTTTCTTAATAGTTCCCAGAAGGAGCCTACCGGGAAAgtggaaatcaaaaaagaaagggCCAAAACCCCTGTCTTGCAGAGTTCTCGGACATCCAGCGTCAGTTCTGTGAACACCAGTGTAACCACCGTCAAAGCCGTTGAAGAAAATCCTGCTGGGAGCCAAAGCCACG CCTCTCAGGATTCAGATTCTGGCCATGAAGCCCACGAAGACTCTTCAAAGGAAAATGTATTATCAAGTGCTGCCTGTACTGACCCCAACCCAGTGCCTAACGATGATGGCAGATCACATGAACTGTCTAACCTTCGCCTGGAGAACCAACTGTTGAGAAATGAAGTTCAGAATTTAAATCAAGAAATGGCCTCATTACTTCAAAGGTCCAAGGAAACTCAAGAAG aattaaacAAAGCAAGAGCAAGAGTTGAGAAGTGGAATGTTGACCATTCAAAGACTGATCGAATAACTCGAGAACTTCGAGCCCAAGTCGATGACCTGACTGAAGCGGTGGCTGCAAAGGATTCCCAGCTGGCTGTATTGAAAGTGAGACTCCAGGAAGCTGACCAGCTGCTGAATACTCGCACAGAAGCACTGGAAGCCTTACAGAGTGAAAAATCACG aaTAATACAGGATCACAGTGAGGGTAGTAGCCTGCAGAATCAAGCTTTGCAAACTCTTCAGGAGAGACTGCATGAAGCAGATGCCACTCTGAAGAGAGAACAGGAGAGCTACAAACAGATGCAG AGTGAGTTTGCTGCACGGCTTAATAAAATGGAAGTGGAACGTCAGAATTTGGCAGAAGCAGTTACGCTGGCAGAAAGAAAACACTCAGATGAGAAGAAGAGAGTGGATGAACTGCAGCAGCAAGTCAAAGTGCTGAAGTCCAGCTTGGACTCCTCTAAGCAAGAATTAGCTGACTACAAGCAAAAAGCTACTCGAATACTCCAG TCTAAAGAAAAACTGATTAACAGCTTAAAGGAAGGATCTGGTTTTGAAGGCCTAGATAGCAGTACTGCTAACAGCGTGGAACTAGAGGAACTTCGGCACGAGAAGGAGACGCAGAGGGAGGAAATACAGAAACTGATGGGCCAGATACACCAGCTGAGATCCGAGTTACAG GATATTGAGGCTCAGCAGGTGAGTGAAGCAGAATCAGCAAGAGAACAATTACAGGATCTGCAAGACCAAATAGCCGGGCAGAGAGCAGCTAAACAAGAACTAGAGGCGGAATTGGACCGACAGAAGCAG GAATTCCACTACATAGAAGAAGATCTGTATCGAACAAAGAACACGTTGCAAAGCAGGATTAAAGATCGAGAAGATGAAATTCAAAAACTCAGGAATCAG CTTACCAATAAAACCCTAAGTAACAGCAGTCAGTCCGAGTTAGAAAACCGACTCCATCAGCTGACTGAGACTCTCATCCAGAAGCAGACCATGCTGGAGAGTCTCAGCACAGAGAAGAACTCTCTGGTCTTCCAGCTGGAGCGCCTCGAGCAGCAGATAAACTCTGCTGCCGGAAGCAGTAGTAACGGGTCTTCTATTAACATGGCTGGAGTTGACAGCGGAGAag GCACACGTCTGCGAAACGTTCCTGTTCTGTTTAATGACACAGAAACTAATCTGGCAGGAATGTATGGGAAAGTCCGCAAAGCTGCTAGTTCAATTGACCAATTTAG CATCCGTCTGGGAATTTTTCTCCGAAGATACCCCATCGCACGAGTTTTTGTGATTATATATATG gctTTGCTTCACCTCTGGGTCATGATTGTTCTGTTGACTTACACGCCAGAAATGCACCATGACCAACCGCGTGGCAAATGA